In the Solibacillus sp. FSL K6-1523 genome, one interval contains:
- a CDS encoding S-layer homology domain-containing protein — MSKINKSRKFFATAATAALVASAIVPVASAASYTDADKIAPWATEAVDLLSEQGVIGGNPDGSFNPRGNITRGEAAKMFTAALNLSTDGTEDFKDVFAKDWYYGPIVAVSNAGIVNGIGAGLFAPKANLTRAEAAKMIVLAYGLTGEADLSKFADAKNVSGKWYEEVLSTAVANGVINGKDGKLAPSDSITRQEFAVMFKRAIDVTEKVDYAAELANALTDLEKATKALDAEVKIETIEETKKAVATAKKAITVAQTALETAVKEEAITTETATKAQATITKATEAVKATEAKIAKVEEAAKELTVESITGMSATQVAIKFSKAVDKDSLFKDGIKGELATGDTVTIKPLDGNEPGKLKGELSEDGKTLVITTEKELEKRYDFTVKGLKSTDGKKLKEHKQTVKIEADTTAPTIVGTEQIATNKVKVKFSEPVQGHTGTLKYADGAKIATVEVADGATSVIVDLAAKDIKVNTPMTVTFNGLKDVAGNLLSPNPATVTVTKLPLDGILPTVSTITQTGANTFTVKFSKDLGAKPAVTVTKSTVTNVKKVADNEYKVTTENALKGIQKVTVDNIKDLSGQKGDAVTKNVTFNEDITAPKATSVNTVTVDGIEYLELTFDKEVTEGKVKVSGSYNKNFISKDVEKTVNVKYASKSNKKVVRIALKDFATEEGAAYTVEIKSETVKSLLADVKVADTKATFTRGKDNGSNVTKLGAPAVASVDNKTVTVTFTGEVDGESATNIANYTVDGAEVQSATLAKFDKDTKKQVVTLKFKQDSIAFTGEHKVTVQNVKALGSTVTMDKFIDKVELNENVRPTVLKAELDGSQNIILTFSESVKGFDDEKGDFALFIGGKKSPIAVTDQEEVAGSDRTKIVLTLDKEISSTDLSEGLTIKSASTINITDDLNYELNFTSIDILVAKGK, encoded by the coding sequence ATGTCAAAAATTAATAAAAGTCGCAAATTTTTTGCAACAGCAGCAACAGCAGCATTAGTAGCATCAGCAATCGTACCAGTAGCATCAGCTGCTAGCTATACAGATGCTGATAAAATCGCACCTTGGGCTACAGAAGCAGTAGACTTATTATCTGAACAAGGTGTTATCGGTGGTAACCCAGATGGTTCATTCAACCCACGTGGTAACATTACACGCGGTGAAGCGGCAAAAATGTTCACAGCTGCTTTAAACCTATCTACAGATGGTACTGAAGATTTCAAAGACGTATTTGCAAAAGATTGGTACTATGGCCCAATCGTAGCAGTATCAAATGCAGGTATCGTAAACGGTATTGGCGCTGGTTTATTTGCTCCGAAAGCAAACTTAACACGTGCAGAAGCTGCAAAAATGATCGTATTAGCTTACGGTTTAACAGGTGAAGCTGATTTATCTAAATTCGCAGATGCTAAAAATGTATCTGGTAAATGGTATGAAGAAGTTTTATCAACTGCAGTAGCAAATGGTGTAATTAACGGTAAAGACGGCAAATTAGCGCCAAGCGATTCAATCACTCGCCAAGAATTTGCTGTTATGTTCAAACGTGCAATCGACGTTACAGAAAAAGTTGATTATGCAGCTGAATTAGCAAACGCATTAACTGATTTAGAAAAAGCAACGAAAGCTTTAGATGCTGAAGTTAAAATTGAAACAATCGAAGAAACTAAAAAAGCTGTAGCAACTGCTAAAAAAGCAATCACTGTAGCACAAACGGCATTAGAAACTGCTGTAAAAGAGGAAGCAATTACTACTGAAACAGCTACAAAAGCACAAGCTACAATTACTAAAGCTACAGAAGCTGTAAAAGCAACTGAGGCAAAAATTGCAAAAGTTGAAGAAGCTGCGAAGGAATTAACAGTTGAATCGATTACTGGTATGAGCGCGACTCAAGTAGCAATCAAATTCTCTAAAGCAGTAGATAAAGATTCATTATTTAAAGATGGTATTAAAGGTGAATTAGCAACTGGTGATACAGTTACGATTAAACCTTTAGATGGTAATGAACCAGGTAAGTTAAAAGGTGAATTAAGCGAAGATGGTAAAACATTAGTTATTACAACTGAAAAAGAATTAGAAAAACGTTATGACTTCACTGTTAAAGGTTTAAAATCAACTGACGGTAAGAAGCTTAAAGAACACAAACAAACAGTTAAAATTGAAGCAGATACAACAGCTCCAACAATCGTTGGCACTGAACAAATCGCTACGAACAAAGTAAAAGTTAAATTCTCTGAGCCAGTTCAAGGGCATACAGGAACTTTAAAATATGCGGATGGTGCAAAAATAGCTACAGTTGAAGTTGCTGACGGTGCTACTTCTGTTATCGTGGACTTAGCAGCTAAAGATATCAAAGTAAATACACCAATGACTGTTACATTCAACGGATTAAAAGACGTAGCGGGTAACTTATTATCACCAAACCCTGCAACTGTAACAGTTACTAAATTACCACTTGATGGTATTTTACCGACTGTGTCTACAATTACACAAACAGGTGCTAACACGTTCACTGTTAAATTCTCAAAAGATTTAGGTGCTAAACCTGCAGTAACAGTAACAAAATCTACAGTAACAAATGTTAAAAAAGTTGCTGACAATGAGTATAAAGTAACTACTGAAAACGCATTAAAAGGCATTCAAAAAGTAACAGTAGACAACATTAAAGATTTATCTGGTCAAAAAGGCGACGCTGTAACGAAAAATGTTACATTTAATGAAGATATTACAGCACCAAAAGCAACTTCTGTAAACACAGTTACAGTTGATGGTATTGAATACCTAGAGTTAACTTTCGATAAAGAAGTAACTGAAGGTAAAGTAAAAGTTTCTGGTTCATATAATAAAAACTTTATCTCAAAAGATGTAGAGAAAACTGTAAATGTTAAGTATGCATCTAAATCAAATAAAAAAGTAGTACGTATCGCGCTTAAAGACTTTGCAACTGAAGAAGGCGCTGCATATACAGTAGAAATCAAATCTGAAACAGTAAAAAGCTTATTAGCGGATGTTAAAGTTGCGGATACTAAAGCAACGTTTACTCGCGGTAAAGACAATGGTTCAAACGTAACGAAATTAGGTGCTCCAGCCGTTGCATCAGTAGATAACAAGACAGTGACTGTAACATTTACTGGCGAAGTAGATGGCGAATCAGCAACAAACATTGCAAACTACACAGTAGATGGCGCAGAAGTACAATCAGCTACTTTAGCGAAATTTGATAAAGATACTAAAAAACAAGTAGTAACATTGAAGTTTAAACAAGATTCAATTGCATTCACTGGAGAGCATAAAGTTACTGTACAAAATGTAAAAGCATTAGGTTCTACAGTAACAATGGATAAATTCATTGATAAAGTTGAATTAAATGAAAATGTTCGTCCAACAGTTCTTAAAGCTGAATTAGATGGAAGTCAAAATATTATTTTAACATTCTCTGAGTCAGTTAAAGGTTTTGACGACGAAAAAGGAGATTTTGCACTATTTATTGGTGGTAAAAAATCACCGATAGCAGTAACTGACCAAGAAGAAGTAGCAGGATCAGATCGTACTAAGATTGTATTAACTCTTGATAAAGAGATTTCTTCAACTGATTTATCAGAAGGTTTAACAATTAAATCAGCTTCTACAATTAACATAACAGATGATTTAAACTATGAATTAAACTTCACTTCAATTGATATTTTAGTAGCTAAAGGTAAATAA
- a CDS encoding phosphodiester glycosidase family protein, whose protein sequence is MLKKMIATFLAVLVSLGVAGYEAKASSYGVIEDGTNRTLVPLRMIAETFSVPVKWDNQKKVVTIDEVYTLAMGSKAMKKNGVVLKQMDTQPKMVHNAVYVPVREVAFLFDVPMTWDQVNRQVSYQVGENTYKISAFKEAVVNNPKVSVTKKSVNAGGKNFFVNVVSVNLLAPNTSLHVELANNKLGSVDKLASIAKANQAVVAMNGNYFDAYTNSSYRTVYNGLVMNGKRVKVFDPKFSVFYYTKDGDVGILPGAQFMELFQQGNIQEALQIGPRLLTNGVVTLNPQAEGFKDHKVLSSPGARSAIGISKDRQILFVTTPGATVGQLASIMKQLGAVDAMNFDGGASSGLYANGKYLTTPGRDIAVALMVK, encoded by the coding sequence ATGTTGAAAAAGATGATAGCTACATTTCTAGCTGTACTTGTGAGTCTAGGTGTAGCAGGGTATGAGGCAAAGGCGAGTTCATACGGCGTGATTGAAGATGGGACAAATCGTACACTTGTTCCTTTACGCATGATTGCTGAAACGTTTTCTGTACCGGTGAAATGGGATAATCAGAAAAAAGTTGTAACAATCGATGAAGTTTATACTTTAGCAATGGGCAGTAAAGCGATGAAGAAAAATGGTGTTGTATTAAAGCAAATGGATACACAGCCGAAAATGGTTCACAATGCCGTGTATGTACCTGTAAGAGAAGTGGCGTTTTTGTTTGACGTTCCGATGACATGGGACCAAGTGAATCGACAAGTGTCCTATCAAGTGGGAGAAAATACATATAAAATTTCAGCTTTTAAGGAAGCAGTTGTAAACAACCCAAAAGTGTCGGTTACGAAAAAAAGCGTCAATGCTGGCGGAAAAAACTTTTTCGTTAATGTCGTTTCTGTTAATTTATTAGCACCGAACACATCACTTCATGTGGAACTAGCAAATAATAAGCTAGGCTCAGTTGATAAGTTAGCATCAATTGCCAAAGCGAATCAAGCGGTAGTCGCGATGAACGGAAATTATTTTGATGCGTATACAAACAGTAGCTATCGCACAGTGTATAACGGACTTGTCATGAATGGGAAGCGCGTCAAAGTATTTGATCCGAAGTTTTCCGTCTTTTATTATACGAAAGACGGGGATGTAGGGATTTTACCGGGCGCGCAGTTTATGGAATTATTCCAGCAAGGCAATATCCAAGAAGCCCTGCAAATTGGTCCGCGTCTGTTAACGAATGGTGTCGTGACGTTAAATCCACAAGCAGAAGGATTTAAAGATCATAAAGTTTTAAGTTCACCAGGTGCGAGAAGTGCTATTGGAATTTCAAAAGACCGACAAATACTATTTGTGACGACTCCAGGTGCAACGGTCGGGCAGCTCGCTTCTATTATGAAGCAATTAGGTGCGGTGGATGCGATGAATTTTGATGGTGGCGCTTCGAGTGGTTTATATGCAAATGGAAAATATTTAACAACACCTGGTCGTGATATTGCGGTTGCGTTAATGGTAAAATAA
- a CDS encoding stalk domain-containing protein: MKKWFTVLFLAFVTFNVTNHVPSYADTIVEENNIETTNVEESSIETTNIEENVVEKANIEETSVKNTNVETTTVEKGSVVKKIVEKNNVTIIINGEEILFRDPILNESGHLLLPMRDFYEAIGATVFWDQENKIASSIRNNQKIDLTINSKTALVNGEKVQVSVAPTVYKDRTYIPMRFVSENSNGYVYWDEERQVVEVILNDTEDEEENQIPEVPQIQYTLYMNNKKIMMDDPIINKDGRMYIPSSYFVDHLQNSFEEWTAKDRLELTVSGLQFKFMDGSSNIFINDDLYTGAEKPFVQNDKMYVPVKFIVDSFKNGGSLRYVAESNTMYISMYDYMLTSDFLEKSYGYLKVPQLVENVKLDGNRELLVSDNPEELTPDRISRANETLSEYKVQGLTDSKLHRVYGWHINKLGERATIAITIQNTSDNATLEITNSKGMSQVTSNSWSTFDVGLPLSDAVLTNTLADAKVKTFTLAPGETKVIDSYELGISYLLGFTHDFDVRKVSGGAGNYTVRTVISLEEYPDLTSIHSPVVPINPYAAHPRGVWPSSSLKVTLPTYTVDTEQVGYNISNGKTDHLLTAENSLDKMDGTVGNPGHFGMTYKVDIPVENPSGKLKYVLVKIAGRGGVYSGAVKMNGKTYLIPTLKPGEEYVQLPVLRTSKKTDKIELEIIHAGGSNLPVAVYVETR, from the coding sequence ATGAAAAAATGGTTTACAGTACTTTTTTTAGCCTTTGTGACGTTTAATGTTACAAATCATGTACCAAGTTATGCAGATACAATCGTTGAAGAAAATAATATTGAAACAACAAATGTTGAAGAGAGCAGCATTGAAACAACAAACATTGAGGAAAACGTTGTTGAAAAAGCAAATATTGAAGAAACTAGCGTTAAGAACACAAATGTAGAAACAACAACTGTTGAAAAAGGCAGTGTTGTAAAGAAAATAGTCGAGAAAAATAATGTAACAATCATTATAAATGGAGAAGAGATTCTTTTTAGAGATCCTATCTTAAATGAATCAGGACATCTTCTTTTACCGATGAGAGATTTTTATGAAGCAATCGGAGCGACGGTTTTTTGGGACCAAGAGAATAAAATCGCGAGTAGTATTCGTAATAACCAAAAGATTGATTTAACAATTAATTCAAAAACGGCATTAGTGAATGGTGAGAAGGTGCAAGTTTCTGTCGCGCCAACTGTCTATAAAGATCGCACATACATTCCAATGCGATTTGTAAGTGAAAATTCAAATGGCTATGTTTATTGGGATGAGGAGCGTCAAGTTGTTGAAGTAATATTAAACGACACGGAAGATGAAGAGGAAAACCAAATTCCAGAAGTTCCACAAATTCAATATACATTATATATGAATAATAAAAAGATTATGATGGACGACCCGATTATTAATAAAGACGGCCGTATGTATATTCCATCGTCTTATTTTGTCGATCATCTTCAAAATAGTTTTGAAGAATGGACGGCAAAAGATCGTTTAGAATTGACGGTTTCAGGGCTGCAATTTAAATTTATGGATGGAAGTAGCAATATTTTCATAAACGATGACTTATATACAGGTGCTGAAAAGCCATTTGTACAAAATGACAAAATGTATGTGCCTGTGAAATTTATTGTCGATTCATTTAAAAATGGTGGCTCTTTACGTTATGTAGCTGAGTCAAATACAATGTATATTTCAATGTATGACTACATGTTGACGAGCGACTTTTTAGAAAAATCATATGGTTATTTAAAGGTTCCCCAATTAGTAGAGAATGTTAAATTAGATGGCAATCGTGAATTACTTGTAAGTGATAACCCAGAAGAATTAACGCCAGACCGTATTTCGAGAGCGAATGAAACATTATCGGAATATAAAGTACAAGGGTTAACAGATAGCAAATTACACCGTGTGTATGGATGGCATATTAACAAGCTTGGCGAAAGAGCTACGATTGCCATTACGATTCAAAACACATCGGATAATGCGACGCTAGAAATAACGAATTCAAAAGGGATGTCGCAAGTTACGAGCAACAGCTGGAGTACGTTTGATGTAGGATTACCATTATCGGATGCTGTATTAACAAACACGTTAGCGGATGCGAAAGTAAAAACATTTACACTTGCACCAGGCGAAACAAAGGTAATCGATTCATATGAACTAGGTATCAGTTATTTACTTGGTTTTACACATGATTTTGATGTACGAAAAGTGAGTGGCGGGGCAGGTAACTATACTGTGCGTACAGTAATCAGCTTAGAAGAATATCCAGACTTAACATCGATTCATTCACCTGTTGTACCGATTAATCCATATGCAGCACATCCACGTGGCGTATGGCCAAGCTCATCGTTAAAAGTAACGTTACCAACGTATACAGTGGATACAGAGCAAGTTGGTTATAATATTTCAAATGGTAAAACAGATCATTTATTAACTGCTGAAAATTCATTGGATAAGATGGATGGGACAGTTGGTAACCCTGGTCATTTTGGAATGACATACAAGGTAGATATTCCTGTTGAAAATCCATCTGGTAAATTGAAATATGTATTAGTGAAAATCGCAGGTCGTGGTGGTGTTTACAGTGGCGCGGTTAAAATGAATGGAAAAACATACTTAATCCCAACACTGAAGCCGGGTGAGGAATATGTTCAACTTCCGGTATTACGAACTTCGAAAAAAACAGACAAGATTGAGTTAGAAATCATCCATGCTGGCGGTAGTAACCTTCCAGTAGCGGTATATGTGGAAACAAGATAA